In Alicyclobacillus vulcanalis, the following are encoded in one genomic region:
- a CDS encoding alpha-ketoacid dehydrogenase subunit beta, producing MPKMTLIEAVRDALAIALREDPRVVIFGEDVGQNGGVFRATDGLQAEFGEARVVDTPLAEKAIVGTAVGLAMAGMKPVAEIQFLGFAYEAMDQIAAQLARIRFRTQGRFAAPAVIRAPYGGGVRTPELHSDSLEALFAHTPGLVVVTPSRPYDAKGLLLSAIHSPDPVVFLEPIRLYRAFREEVPEGIYEVPIGRAALRREGSDVTLIAWGPTVSIAESAAAQVATRGIDCEVLDLRTLAPLDRQALKASVEKTGRAVIVHEAVRYAGLGAEIAASIMDLCFYHLRSPIERVAGFDTPYPPAALEDAWLPSVTRVVEAIERAMEA from the coding sequence ATGCCAAAGATGACGCTGATTGAAGCCGTCCGCGATGCCCTGGCCATCGCCCTCCGCGAGGATCCGCGCGTGGTCATCTTCGGCGAGGACGTCGGCCAAAACGGGGGCGTGTTTCGGGCGACGGATGGGCTGCAAGCCGAATTCGGCGAGGCGCGGGTGGTCGACACGCCGCTCGCGGAGAAGGCCATCGTCGGCACGGCGGTCGGGCTTGCCATGGCCGGCATGAAGCCCGTCGCCGAAATCCAGTTTCTCGGCTTTGCCTACGAGGCGATGGACCAAATCGCGGCACAGCTCGCGCGCATCCGCTTCCGCACGCAGGGACGTTTCGCGGCTCCCGCGGTCATCCGCGCCCCGTACGGCGGCGGCGTTCGCACGCCGGAGCTCCACTCCGACAGCCTTGAGGCGCTCTTCGCGCACACACCCGGCCTTGTGGTCGTGACGCCAAGCCGTCCCTACGATGCCAAGGGGCTTTTGCTCAGCGCCATCCACTCGCCGGATCCCGTCGTGTTCCTGGAGCCCATCCGCCTGTATCGCGCCTTCCGCGAGGAGGTGCCCGAGGGCATCTACGAGGTGCCGATCGGCCGCGCGGCGCTTCGCCGGGAAGGCTCGGACGTGACGCTCATCGCCTGGGGACCGACCGTATCCATCGCGGAGTCCGCCGCGGCGCAGGTCGCAACAAGGGGCATCGACTGCGAGGTGTTGGACCTGCGCACGCTCGCGCCGCTGGACCGCCAGGCGCTGAAGGCGTCCGTGGAAAAGACGGGCCGCGCCGTGATTGTGCATGAAGCTGTGCGGTACGCCGGGCTCGGGGCCGAGATCGCCGCATCCATCATGGACCTGTGCTTCTACCACCTGCGTTCGCCCATCGAACGCGTCGCCGGGTTCGACACGCCCTATCCGCCGGCCGCGCTTGAGGACGCGTGGTTGCCGAGTGTCACGCGCGTCGTCGAAGCCATCGAGCGCGCGATGGAGGCGTGA
- a CDS encoding alpha-hydroxy-acid oxidizing protein, which translates to MNIGNEAQFQIYQMRLNGRYRGEPLCISHEDWVARAKEALSPEAFWYLAGGSGRGETMRANEEAFAKWRIVPRVFRDVAERDLAVELFGERLPYPVLLAPIGVQSILHPNGERAACRGAARLGVPYIVSSASTYRMEDIAQAAPDATLWFQLYWSRDRAVTESFVRRAEATGCKAIVVTLDTPMMAWRERDLERAYLPFLLGEGLGNYLSDPAFRSRLRRPPEEDPTSAILLWTQIFGNPSLTWADFDWLRQTTKLPLLLKGILHPDDAEEAFRRGVDGIIVSNHGGRQVDGAVAALDALVSIRSRLGPDRVVLMDGGIRRGADVFKAIALGANAVLVGRLYGYGLAVDGERGVETVVRHLLADFDLTMALAGHASVASIDARALTPAKAP; encoded by the coding sequence ATGAACATCGGCAACGAAGCGCAGTTTCAGATTTACCAAATGCGCCTGAACGGGCGGTATCGCGGCGAACCGCTTTGCATCTCGCACGAGGACTGGGTTGCGCGAGCCAAGGAAGCGCTTTCTCCTGAGGCGTTCTGGTACCTCGCAGGCGGATCGGGGCGCGGGGAGACGATGCGGGCGAACGAAGAGGCGTTCGCGAAGTGGCGGATCGTCCCGCGCGTGTTCCGCGACGTTGCCGAGCGGGATCTCGCCGTCGAGCTGTTTGGGGAGCGGCTTCCGTATCCCGTGCTGCTCGCGCCCATTGGGGTGCAGTCCATCCTGCACCCCAATGGCGAACGGGCCGCCTGCCGCGGTGCCGCGCGGCTCGGCGTGCCGTACATCGTGAGCTCCGCGTCGACGTACCGCATGGAGGACATCGCCCAGGCGGCGCCCGACGCGACGCTCTGGTTCCAGCTTTACTGGTCGCGGGATCGCGCTGTGACCGAGAGCTTCGTGCGGCGCGCCGAGGCGACCGGGTGCAAGGCGATTGTGGTCACGCTCGACACGCCCATGATGGCCTGGCGCGAGCGCGATCTCGAGCGAGCCTACCTACCCTTTCTCCTGGGCGAAGGCCTCGGCAACTACCTGTCGGATCCCGCCTTTCGATCTCGACTTCGCCGTCCGCCCGAGGAGGACCCGACAAGCGCCATCCTCCTCTGGACGCAGATCTTCGGGAACCCGTCGCTCACGTGGGCCGACTTCGACTGGCTGCGGCAGACGACCAAGCTGCCGCTTTTGCTGAAGGGGATTTTGCACCCTGACGACGCCGAAGAGGCATTTCGGCGCGGGGTCGACGGCATCATCGTCTCCAATCACGGCGGGCGGCAGGTCGACGGCGCGGTCGCTGCACTCGATGCGCTCGTGTCCATCCGATCGCGCCTCGGGCCGGATCGCGTCGTGCTCATGGACGGCGGCATTCGGCGCGGCGCCGACGTGTTCAAGGCCATCGCGCTCGGCGCAAACGCGGTGTTGGTCGGCCGGCTGTACGGCTATGGGCTCGCGGTCGACGGCGAACGCGGAGTCGAGACCGTGGTTCGCCATTTGCTGGCGGACTTTGATCTCACCATGGCGCTTGCGGGTCACGCCTCCGTCGCCTCCATCGATGCGAGGGCTCTCACGCCTGCCAAGGCCCCGTAG
- a CDS encoding class I SAM-dependent methyltransferase: MNVPSGFDSRVSLSGEPEREIRPAVALGQTRLGPQFRYDLRAPRLEELDRFIVEKPVRDWSVVTWKDVGKPVRVENYASGKRRWEEQNGDTMPVKTSWEMFNRSFHSWFVKDGPQAQREAMQRLAKSLTSFRLQELASVFQELEQVTLWNLAHRVTDTIWDPRGKRALFRGLDVTKPRILFLGAAEGYEAMQLYAMYPGGEAVMVDYDAFCRDHRFGEFPEDYPFLGYHPETGSPRAWYKRQMRLTYLVEDIRKLPFGREFDIVLSVGLLEHFPDEYKPECIEWHRKFLRPGGYAILTTPRLGWRTKLFYHVMAEAMNYTYRELMTIDQMGLYLYENGFNILRHGFIKTHNGIVAKPR, encoded by the coding sequence GTGAACGTGCCCTCAGGGTTCGATTCGCGCGTCTCCCTATCGGGTGAACCAGAGCGCGAGATTCGACCGGCAGTCGCGTTGGGACAGACGCGGCTTGGCCCGCAGTTTCGCTATGACCTGCGTGCGCCACGCCTCGAAGAGCTGGACCGGTTCATCGTGGAGAAGCCCGTGCGCGACTGGTCCGTCGTCACCTGGAAAGACGTGGGGAAGCCCGTGCGCGTGGAGAATTACGCCTCGGGCAAGCGGAGGTGGGAAGAGCAAAACGGCGACACCATGCCCGTGAAGACCAGCTGGGAGATGTTCAACAGGTCGTTTCACAGCTGGTTCGTGAAGGACGGCCCGCAGGCGCAGCGCGAGGCCATGCAGCGCTTGGCGAAGAGTCTAACCTCGTTTCGCCTGCAGGAGTTGGCGAGCGTCTTTCAGGAGCTCGAACAGGTCACGCTGTGGAACCTTGCGCATCGGGTGACGGACACCATTTGGGACCCGCGGGGCAAGCGCGCGCTCTTCCGTGGGTTGGATGTGACAAAGCCTCGCATCCTGTTCCTCGGTGCTGCCGAAGGGTACGAGGCGATGCAGCTGTACGCCATGTATCCCGGCGGAGAGGCGGTGATGGTGGACTACGACGCGTTCTGCCGCGATCACCGTTTTGGCGAGTTTCCTGAAGATTATCCGTTTCTGGGGTATCATCCCGAGACGGGATCGCCAAGGGCGTGGTACAAACGTCAGATGCGGCTCACCTATCTCGTGGAAGATATTCGGAAGCTGCCGTTTGGCCGCGAGTTTGACATCGTGCTGAGCGTCGGGCTGTTGGAGCATTTTCCGGATGAGTACAAACCGGAGTGCATCGAGTGGCATCGCAAATTTCTCAGGCCCGGGGGTTACGCCATTCTGACGACGCCGAGGCTGGGCTGGAGGACGAAGCTGTTCTACCACGTGATGGCCGAGGCCATGAACTACACGTACCGCGAACTGATGACCATCGACCAGATGGGGCTGTACCTTTATGAAAACGGATTCAATATCCTGCGCCATGGCTTCATCAAGACCCACAATGGGATTGTGGCCAAGCCGCGCTGA
- a CDS encoding DMT family transporter, which yields MTTPGLLTAIASAAAYALSYVCLRKGQADTSPPDSGLLPVLATSLAMLLILTAAGIGHRDPVPMSLRGRTLAFSLASGVVGTFLGRRLLYLAVHRLGAVRGAVLKGLSPVVTVCLAYAFLGDPVSWRVAAGLLGVLCAIALLALENRARPMRDRALFSSGAVIGVTAACLQGVGHVFRRAAMAGGAPASLAALIDVAVATLACVVSFAMERKLLQLWRHYRLHLSPWLLAAGASSALGVVLFFASARLIPVGTVATLAASEPVFVALFSWILMPQLERPTLYSASAACLVGIATMLLSHAA from the coding sequence GTGACGACACCAGGCCTGTTGACCGCCATCGCGAGCGCGGCCGCCTATGCCCTGTCCTACGTGTGCCTGCGCAAGGGGCAGGCCGATACCTCGCCGCCCGACAGCGGGCTTCTTCCCGTGTTGGCCACCAGCCTCGCGATGCTTTTGATCCTCACCGCCGCCGGGATCGGACACCGGGATCCTGTCCCCATGTCCCTGCGCGGGCGAACCCTCGCCTTTTCCCTCGCATCCGGCGTCGTCGGCACCTTTCTCGGCAGGCGCCTGCTCTACCTCGCGGTCCACCGCCTCGGCGCCGTGCGCGGCGCCGTGCTGAAAGGGCTGAGCCCCGTCGTCACCGTATGCCTCGCCTACGCCTTTCTCGGCGATCCCGTCTCATGGCGCGTCGCGGCAGGCCTCCTCGGGGTGCTGTGCGCCATCGCACTTTTGGCCTTGGAAAATAGGGCGCGCCCCATGCGCGATCGCGCCCTGTTCTCGTCCGGTGCCGTGATCGGCGTCACCGCCGCCTGCCTTCAGGGCGTCGGGCACGTGTTCCGCCGCGCGGCCATGGCTGGTGGCGCGCCGGCCTCTCTCGCCGCGCTGATCGACGTCGCGGTGGCCACGCTGGCGTGTGTCGTGAGCTTCGCGATGGAGCGAAAGCTCTTGCAGCTCTGGCGCCACTACCGCCTCCACCTGTCGCCGTGGCTGCTCGCGGCCGGGGCGTCGAGCGCGCTTGGCGTTGTGCTGTTCTTCGCGAGCGCGCGTCTCATCCCCGTCGGCACTGTGGCGACCCTCGCCGCCTCAGAGCCTGTGTTTGTCGCGCTGTTCTCCTGGATCCTCATGCCTCAGCTTGAACGCCCGACCCTCTACAGCGCCTCCGCCGCCTGCCTCGTCGGGATCGCGACCATGCTCCTCTCGCACGCGGCCTAG
- a CDS encoding Maf family protein has product MRILLASGSPRRRELLAMLGVPFVVKPSEADETFPPGTPPRDAVVLLARRKAEAVWRTLDEAERRDAVVLAADTLVAIDQDALGKPRDADHALAMLRRLQGRTHAVYTGVCVRTAEAEEAAYAKTEVRMRRRDDAWLRAYVATGEPMDKAGAYAIQGYGSLLVEAIVGDYYNVVGLPLGLVDELFGRLGLSLFPTGPWQA; this is encoded by the coding sequence ATGCGCATCCTGTTGGCGTCGGGATCGCCGAGAAGGCGAGAGCTTTTGGCGATGCTCGGCGTGCCATTTGTCGTGAAGCCCAGTGAAGCAGATGAAACCTTTCCGCCCGGCACGCCCCCGCGCGACGCGGTGGTGCTGCTCGCGCGGCGCAAGGCCGAGGCGGTGTGGCGGACGCTCGACGAAGCAGAGCGCCGGGACGCGGTCGTCCTGGCGGCCGACACGCTCGTCGCGATCGACCAAGACGCGCTCGGCAAGCCGCGGGACGCCGACCACGCCTTGGCCATGCTCCGACGCCTGCAGGGCCGCACACACGCCGTGTACACGGGCGTTTGCGTGCGCACGGCCGAGGCGGAGGAGGCCGCCTACGCCAAGACCGAGGTGCGGATGCGCAGGCGGGACGACGCCTGGCTTCGCGCGTACGTGGCGACCGGCGAGCCCATGGACAAGGCGGGCGCCTACGCCATTCAGGGTTACGGCAGCCTGCTTGTCGAGGCCATCGTGGGCGATTACTACAACGTCGTCGGCCTGCCGCTCGGCCTCGTGGATGAACTGTTCGGGCGCCTCGGCCTATCGCTCTTCCCTACGGGGCCTTGGCAGGCGTGA
- a CDS encoding trans-sulfuration enzyme family protein, which produces MKIESKLAQIGNRQDPGTGAVSAPIYHSTTYAHPALGQSTGFDYTRTLNPTRKILEDAIADLEGGVRGFAFSSGMAAVHAVFSLFSPGDHVIVSSDLYGGTYRVLEHIFRPLGVEATYVHTGHLDEVEAASRDTTRALFIETPTNPTMQITDIAAASLFAKRRGWLTIVDNTFMTPYFQRPIELGADIVVHSATKFLGGHNDVLAGLVVARSEDIAERLYFVQNSIGAVLGPQDAWLLMRGMKTLAIRMERCGMNASAIAAWLDARDDIAKVYYPGLDTHPGKSICAKQASGFGGMVSFEVLDARMVPFVLEHLKLVTFAESLGGVETLITYPTRQTHADIPAEIREKVGVTDRLLRLSVGIEHIGDLIDDLSQALDYAAEQVLSRRR; this is translated from the coding sequence TTGAAGATCGAATCCAAGCTCGCCCAGATTGGCAACCGCCAGGATCCCGGGACCGGAGCCGTGTCTGCTCCAATCTACCATTCCACGACTTATGCCCATCCGGCGCTCGGCCAGAGCACCGGGTTCGATTACACGCGCACACTCAACCCCACCCGCAAGATCCTCGAAGACGCCATTGCGGATCTCGAGGGCGGCGTGCGCGGGTTCGCCTTCTCCTCCGGCATGGCGGCGGTCCATGCGGTGTTTTCTCTTTTCTCGCCGGGCGATCACGTCATTGTCTCGAGCGATCTCTACGGCGGCACCTATCGCGTGCTCGAGCACATCTTCCGCCCGCTCGGCGTGGAGGCGACGTACGTCCACACGGGGCATCTCGACGAGGTGGAGGCCGCGAGCCGCGACACCACGCGCGCGCTCTTCATCGAGACGCCCACGAATCCCACCATGCAGATTACGGACATTGCGGCGGCCAGCCTGTTCGCGAAGCGGCGGGGCTGGCTCACCATCGTGGACAACACGTTCATGACGCCCTACTTTCAGCGGCCCATCGAGCTCGGCGCGGACATCGTGGTTCACTCCGCCACCAAGTTTCTGGGCGGACACAACGACGTGCTCGCGGGCCTCGTCGTGGCGAGGTCCGAAGACATCGCCGAACGGCTCTACTTCGTCCAAAACTCCATCGGCGCCGTGCTTGGCCCGCAGGACGCGTGGCTCCTCATGCGCGGGATGAAGACGCTGGCCATCCGCATGGAGCGCTGCGGCATGAACGCGAGCGCTATCGCGGCCTGGCTCGACGCCCGCGACGACATCGCGAAGGTCTACTATCCGGGCCTGGACACGCACCCCGGAAAGTCCATCTGCGCTAAGCAGGCGTCTGGATTTGGCGGCATGGTGTCCTTTGAAGTCCTGGACGCGCGCATGGTCCCCTTTGTCCTCGAGCACCTGAAGCTCGTGACGTTTGCCGAGAGCCTGGGCGGGGTAGAGACCCTCATCACGTATCCGACGCGGCAGACGCACGCGGATATTCCAGCGGAGATTCGGGAGAAGGTGGGCGTCACCGATCGGCTGCTGCGCCTCTCCGTCGGGATTGAGCATATCGGAGACCTGATCGACGATTTGAGCCAGGCGCTCGATTACGCGGCGGAGCAGGTGCTGTCTCGCAGGCGCTGA
- a CDS encoding iron-containing alcohol dehydrogenase translates to MEPFRFHNPTTLYYGKGQIEKHLADEVLKIGRRVLLLYGGGSIKRFGLYDKVMKILRDAQVTVFELGGVEPNPRLTTVYKGIELCRQNQIDLILAVGGGSVLDCGKAIAMGVKFDGDVWDIYQRKAQATGALPLGTILTLAATGSEMNAGGVITNWETKEKLGAGSPYTYPVFSFCDPENTFTVPRDQTVYGICDMLAHCFEHYFHATTHAPLQRHLIEAVMRTIVEYAKRVVDNPTDYDARETIMYCSTMALNGMISMGIAGDWACHAMEHEVSAVYDIPHGGGLAILFPNWMDYVKSTDPSRFASLAKNVFLVDGTGKSDEELADIAIEKVRAFYREIGAPQRLADYGIGDEQLERMASQAVRFGEIGRFRKLGKDDVLNILRASL, encoded by the coding sequence ATGGAACCTTTTCGCTTTCATAACCCGACGACGTTGTACTACGGAAAGGGGCAGATCGAAAAGCACCTCGCGGATGAGGTGCTGAAGATTGGACGCCGCGTGCTGCTCCTGTATGGGGGCGGAAGCATCAAGCGGTTTGGCCTGTACGACAAGGTCATGAAGATCCTCCGCGATGCCCAGGTGACCGTGTTTGAGCTGGGCGGGGTCGAACCGAACCCGCGCCTGACGACGGTCTACAAGGGCATTGAGCTGTGTCGGCAAAACCAGATCGATCTCATCCTGGCGGTCGGCGGCGGTTCGGTCTTGGACTGCGGCAAGGCCATCGCCATGGGCGTCAAGTTCGACGGCGACGTCTGGGACATCTATCAGCGCAAAGCCCAGGCCACTGGAGCGCTTCCACTCGGCACCATTCTCACGCTCGCGGCGACGGGATCGGAAATGAACGCGGGCGGGGTCATCACCAACTGGGAGACCAAGGAGAAGCTCGGCGCGGGCTCGCCTTACACGTATCCCGTCTTCTCGTTCTGCGATCCGGAGAACACCTTCACTGTGCCGCGGGACCAGACGGTGTACGGCATCTGCGACATGCTCGCGCATTGCTTCGAGCACTACTTCCACGCCACGACGCACGCGCCGCTGCAGCGCCATCTCATCGAAGCCGTGATGCGCACGATTGTGGAGTACGCGAAGCGCGTCGTGGACAACCCGACCGACTACGATGCGCGCGAGACCATCATGTATTGCAGCACGATGGCGCTGAACGGCATGATTTCGATGGGCATCGCCGGCGACTGGGCCTGCCACGCGATGGAGCACGAGGTGAGCGCCGTCTACGACATTCCGCACGGCGGGGGGCTCGCCATCCTGTTCCCGAACTGGATGGACTACGTGAAGAGCACAGATCCGAGCCGATTTGCGTCGCTCGCGAAAAACGTCTTTTTGGTGGACGGCACGGGCAAGTCGGACGAGGAGCTGGCGGATATCGCCATCGAAAAGGTGCGAGCCTTCTACCGCGAGATTGGTGCACCACAGCGCCTGGCCGACTACGGGATTGGCGACGAGCAGCTCGAGCGCATGGCGTCGCAGGCCGTGCGTTTCGGCGAGATTGGCCGTTTCCGGAAACTCGGTAAGGACGATGTGTTGAACATTTTGCGCGCGAGCCTGTGA
- a CDS encoding long-chain fatty acid--CoA ligase has product MFTRHFAYWPKRVPRTLTVPRTPIHDNLAVSARRYPDKTAIYYYGREISYRELHADVEALAGYLQQELGVKRGDRVALYMQNSPQFVVAYYAILRADAVVIPLNPMLTAHELPFYFEDSGARVAIVGQELVARVMPLLDAGAIDRAVVARYRDALPEQPPHPVPDVVAEPAQPLDHAALVPWSQAIGARLSARPSEATADDLAVIPYTSGTTGVPKGCMHTHATVQANIVCAVVWNGVTPDGVVLATLPFFHVTGMEHSMNAPIYGGNTFVILTRWNRETAAELIEKLRVTHWTNIATMVVDFLANPRIESYDLSSLMVVGGGGAALPKAVGERLKALTGLDYVEGYGLSETIAQTHTNPPDRAKLQCAGVPLFDVDARILDPESLAELGPGEEGEIVVSGPQVFLGYWNRPEENEKAFIELDGRRFFRTGDLGRYDEEGYFFIVDRIKRMINASGFKVWPTEVENILYKHPAVEQACVVGVPDLRRGETVKAFIVLKRDHVGAVTAEDIIAWAHEQMAAYKCPREIEFVDSLPMSGSGKILWRVLLEEERKKRQVASP; this is encoded by the coding sequence ATGTTCACGCGTCATTTCGCCTACTGGCCAAAGCGAGTGCCGAGGACCCTGACCGTGCCGCGCACGCCGATTCACGACAACCTGGCCGTGTCGGCGCGCCGGTATCCCGACAAGACGGCCATCTACTATTACGGCCGGGAGATCTCCTATCGCGAGCTTCATGCCGACGTCGAGGCGCTCGCGGGCTACCTGCAGCAAGAGCTCGGGGTGAAGCGGGGCGATCGCGTCGCGCTTTACATGCAAAATTCGCCCCAGTTTGTCGTCGCCTACTACGCGATTCTCCGCGCCGATGCGGTCGTGATTCCGCTCAACCCGATGCTCACGGCGCACGAGTTGCCCTTTTACTTCGAGGACTCCGGCGCGCGCGTCGCGATCGTCGGTCAGGAGCTCGTCGCTCGCGTCATGCCGCTTCTGGACGCGGGCGCGATCGACAGGGCCGTCGTCGCGCGCTATCGCGACGCATTGCCCGAACAACCGCCCCACCCTGTGCCGGACGTCGTGGCGGAGCCGGCTCAGCCGCTCGATCACGCCGCCCTCGTGCCATGGTCCCAGGCCATTGGCGCTCGGCTGTCCGCGCGCCCGAGCGAGGCCACCGCGGACGATCTCGCCGTGATTCCGTACACCTCCGGCACCACCGGCGTGCCGAAGGGCTGCATGCACACGCACGCCACCGTTCAGGCCAACATCGTGTGCGCCGTGGTCTGGAACGGCGTGACGCCTGACGGCGTGGTACTCGCCACCCTGCCGTTCTTTCACGTCACCGGCATGGAGCACAGCATGAACGCACCCATTTACGGCGGCAACACGTTTGTCATCCTGACGCGCTGGAACCGCGAGACCGCAGCCGAACTCATCGAAAAGCTGCGCGTCACGCACTGGACCAACATCGCCACAATGGTGGTCGATTTTCTCGCCAACCCGCGCATCGAGTCGTACGACTTGTCGTCGCTCATGGTGGTGGGTGGCGGCGGCGCGGCACTCCCCAAGGCGGTGGGCGAGCGGCTGAAGGCGCTGACCGGACTCGATTACGTCGAAGGTTACGGCCTGTCCGAGACCATCGCTCAGACGCACACCAATCCGCCGGATAGGGCGAAGCTGCAGTGCGCCGGCGTGCCGCTCTTCGACGTCGACGCGCGCATCCTTGACCCCGAGTCGCTCGCGGAGCTCGGCCCCGGCGAGGAGGGCGAGATCGTCGTCAGCGGCCCACAGGTCTTCCTCGGCTATTGGAATCGCCCCGAGGAAAACGAGAAGGCCTTTATCGAGCTGGACGGGCGGCGCTTCTTCCGCACGGGCGATCTCGGCCGCTACGACGAAGAAGGGTACTTTTTCATCGTCGATCGGATCAAGCGGATGATCAACGCCTCTGGGTTCAAGGTCTGGCCGACCGAGGTGGAAAACATCCTTTACAAGCACCCCGCCGTCGAGCAGGCGTGCGTGGTCGGCGTTCCCGACTTGCGCCGGGGCGAGACCGTGAAGGCCTTCATCGTGCTCAAGCGCGATCACGTTGGCGCGGTGACCGCGGAAGACATCATCGCGTGGGCGCACGAGCAGATGGCCGCGTACAAGTGCCCGCGCGAGATCGAGTTTGTCGACAGCCTGCCCATGTCGGGCAGCGGCAAGATTTTGTGGCGCGTGTTGCTGGAAGAGGAGCGCAAGAAGCGGCAGGTCGCATCGCCCTGA